The Ciconia boyciana chromosome 7, ASM3463844v1, whole genome shotgun sequence region ttgTGTGCGTTGTTGtgtttaagggaaaaaaagccaacaccCACACCCGCAAAAACCCCGGTACCCATTCAAATGTGTGAATTTACAGGCAGCTGATCTGTGCTTGGCttcctgcctgccagcctgcagcaggcaggatgcTGCAGGTGGAGAGGAAGTGGATGGGTCTTGAATCCCAGTGGAGGGACCAAGCAGGCAGGGTGGCTGCTTCATCCCGTCTTGCCGGCTGTCGTCCTGGTGCGTGGACAGGGCTGAGTGCTGGCCGGTGGCGTGTGGAAGGGGACAGTTGGTCTGAGCAGTGCCGCTGGCAGTGCTGAGTGGCAGGAGAGACGAGCCCTTGCGCTCCAGCCGCCTTCCCCTGTGTGCTAGTGATGTCTCTTCACCCTCTGTTCCTCCCAGGCAGGTTTTAACGCTGGTGATGGAAAGCGCTACTTCAACATCCCCGGATCCCGCACCGATGACATCGCTGACGTGGAGATGACGACAAATGTGGGTATCCCCGGGCGCTGGGTGTTCAGAATCGATGATGCCCAGGTGCAAGTGGGGGGCTGCAGCAATACAAGTAAGAGGACAGCAGTTAGGTTTATTTAACTCCCAACCCAACCCCACACTGTTCTCCAGCCTGTCTTTCCCTGCCTCAACCCCCACCTCCGCGGGGTGGAAGAGATGGCTCGAAgggcttggggagggaggggaggcagccaTGGGGGGACCATCCTCAGTGCCTGCCGTGACTGGGGATGGCACTTATAGGTGCCccggggctgggaaggggctgggagagcaaatggggaggggaggaagactTTTGAGATGAAAAGAGCCTGCGGGGAGTGATGAGGGAGGCTGGGAAGGCGGTAACGGCACACAGGCAGGGGCACGGCACGAGGGACCGGCACCCTAGGGGGATGCACAGCTCTGTAAGTCCCAGGAGGCCGGGGCAAGCCGTGCGGAGAGCTGCTGCATGCCAGCCTCCCCCGTGGGGCCagggtgccagggctgggccaTGGTCCCCACCCCGGGGGTCCTGACATGTACCCCACGGAGCTGCTGGCCTCCTGTTCCTcgtccctgctccccccccagcTGTGTTTTCCCACCCGTGATCTGCGTGTGTCTCGCATTGCCGGTGGGTTTGCTGTACATGGGCTCTCCTGtccccctttccctctgccctgggcaCTAAGCGAGGGCATGTCCATGTGCCCCTGGCCGGCGGGGCTGACCCTGTGCAGCCTCTCCCCCTTGCGCAGGAGGAATAAAACTGCCCCCCGTCCCAGGGGAGCCTGCGAGGAGCGGACCCTGCCCTGCCATGAGACAGGCAGCTCCTGTGGGCTCCCTGAGCATCCTGGGGAGCCGGGTGGGCGCGGAGACAGACCCCGGTGCTGGTGTGGCTGGAAGGCGGCGGGTGAGCCCTGCTGGGGTGTGGGCTGACAGGGGGCACTGCCTGTCCCCACAGCCTCTGTCTGCCTGACACTGCGGCCCTGCCTGAATGGGGGGAAGTGTATCGAGGACTGCATCACGGGCAACCCCTCGTAcacctgctcctgcctggctggcTTTACCGGGAAGAGGTGCCATGTTGGTGAGTGCTGTCCCCGAGCTCCTGGCGCTTTGTCACAGGGAGCAGGTCTCACTTCTGGTGTCACAGCCACGTGCTGGCAGTCTCTGTCCCTgtggctgtccctgccctgagcTCCTGCCCCCACCCGGGGCTCTGTTTCAGATGTGGACGAGTGTCTCTCCCACCCATGTCAGAATGGAGCCACCTGCCTCAATGGTGCCGGCAGCTTCAGCTGCAGGTGCCTGCCGGGCTTCAGAGGCACCAGCTGCGAGGCCGGTGAGCATGGGGCTGCCAGCGTGGCGGGGCTGGGTCTTTGCCATGCTTGAAGAGCAGAGACCCCAagcttggggggagggggggggatcTTCAAGATTGGGGCTGCTGTGGAAGCTGCTGGGCTTGAGTGGTTTGTGACGGGTGCTGAGCACCGCCGGCTTGGATTTCAGCTTGCTCCAGGCAAAGGAAACTTTGCTCTGGCTGTGAGCCCTTCCTGCTACTGGCAGCCTGCTCCGCCAAGGGCTCAGCTCAGCGCTGCCGCCGGCACGTCTCCCCACCACTGCTCCTTTAGTGAGAAAAACTGGCAGTTAGTGCTGAAACAGAAGTCTTGGAGGCCCTGCTTTTGCAGGTGATGCTCTTGTCCCAAGCCCTTTGAAGCCAGCGGGGATTCTCCCGGTCCCTGGCAGGGGCTGTGGTGGTCGAtttcccctgctgctggccTCTGCCCACCGGTGGAAGTGCTGCCAAAGCATTTGGCTCCCAGCAAGCCTCCGTGCtggtggaggagagcagggagttgacttttgggggagggagggagaagcgCCCAGCATGGCATGCTGGCATCCAAGAGGTGCAGGGGGATGAAAGGGCTGAGCTGCCTGAGGAAGAGTTTTGGGAAGAGCCATGGCTGGGGACGTGACTGCTGTCTCCCACTGGAGGGTGTGTTGGTGGCTCCGAGGTGCACTCTCTGCCCGGCCCCAGCATCACCATGTGTGCAGAGGATGCCATGTGctggtcctgcacctgggttgatgccccccctctctttttttcgGTGTCCCACTGCAGAAGAGTCGCCATGTGAGAGTAGAGTGTGCCAGAACGGCGGGAGGTGCCAGGCAGTGAATGGGACAGCAGCGTGCTTGTGCCAGCCAGGGTACACAGGGGTGGACTGCCAGACAGGTGGGTGGCAGGAGCAGGCGTGGGGGGGGGTTGGTGACATTTTGTGCCTTGGCAAGCTGCCTTCCCACGCTGCTCCACCCCTGGCCGTCGTTTTGGGAGGGAAGTGCTTGGCGTTGCTGGTGGCactgattcccccccccccccccccccccccggctattgccttccccctcccaagCATCATCCAGGATGGGAGGCAGCGGGTGGACTGGCAGTGCCTATGCCTGGCCTGACCACCCCTCCCGACCTCCCCTTGCAGAGGTGAATGAGTGCGAGTCCAGTCCATGCCTGAACGGTGGGCACTGCATTGACCTGGTCGATAACTACACCTGTGTGTGCCTGGAGCCCTTCGTGGGACAGCGCTGTGAGACaggtgcctgctcctgcctgcgcCTCAGGATGACCCACACTAGGGACTGTGTCCCCCACACTCTGCTGGCCatcacagcccctctcccagggCCAGGCTCTGCTCATCACTTGCTTGCTTTCCCCCCCCAGACTCATCTTCCTGCGAGGACCGGAGCTGCCGGAACCGGCAGACGTGCAACTACATCCGCCCTGGCCGCTACATCTGCACCTGCTCCCCGGGTTATTATGGCAACAACTGCCAGTATGGTGAGTGGAGGCACGTCTCGCCCAGCCTGGCACAGGAGCTGGTTTCGCGGGAGCCGGGGGGAAGGGGTGAATGGCTAAAAAGGGGCTGCATCAGCCATAGGCAGTGCCGAAAGCTGGTGGGCAGGGTATGCAGAGGGATCATGGTGCTGCCGGCAGGGAGCTCCTTCCATCGGGGCTGCTTGGCCATGGTGGGGTCTCCAGTGTGAAGCTGGGCTAgaccagctctgccctgcctcccccaggaGAGAGGGTGTtccagccccaggctgggaTGGCTGTGGCTcagcctcccccttccccacaggCGGGCCCCGcgtgcctgctgcctgcctctcccaccCATGCCAGAAtgcgggcagctgcctggagaCAGAGCAGGGCTACATCTGCGAATGCCAGGAGGGCTACACTGGGCAGGACTGTCGAGACAGTGAGTACCAGGAGGATCTCTGTGGTGGGATGTCACATCTCTAGGGGAGCCCTTGTGCTCCtgagaaggagaagcagcagccctggagagCCCACTGAGGGCTCCTGGACTGAACAGCGGATCCGTCCTGCTGAAGGAGGCTatgtctgggggggggggggagggggaggactCGTGGCTGCTACCCACCTGAGCTCCCCCTGTGGATGGCATCCAGCAAGGCTGCTTGGCTTTCCCAGTACCACAAGCAGGAGGGGTCCTGGCATGCTCCCATCTCCTCTCTTGCAGAGCTCTCGGAGGGCTGCGAGTGTCGCAACGGGGGCAGTTGTCTGGAGGGGAACGTCACCATCTGCCAGTGCCTGCCTGGGTTTTTTGGTCTCCTCTGTGAATTTGGTAGGTGAAGGCTTCTTGCTCGCTGTGTTTGCTCCCTCTCCAGAATGCTTgagccaggcaggctgcaggcaagCAAGGAAACACTCTGCCAATGCCTGAGCCTAGTGTGGTACCAGGGGTATGCACTGAATTTGAGCCTGGAAATATTGTCCCCTGGTGAGGAGGCAACGCTTCTATCTCCATCGCTCCCCCTTGAGCCgtgcctctcccagcccctggccccagcccagcttCCCTGGGTAGGGAGGGAACCGTAGCCTTCGTGCACTCCTGCTCCGAAGCTCACTGGGCATCCGGGCTGGCCCTTGCCCTTCACACAGTCTGTGGCATGTGGTACAGAGGGTCTGTCCCGTCTCATCAGACCCTGCAAAGTTAGGACACCCCAGTTTCTGGCCAGGCAGCTGGCTGGATGTCGTCCTGCCACCAGTTGACGGAGGCTGGCACTCGCCATGTGTTCGCAGAAGTCACTACCACACCGTGCAACATGAACACCCAGTGCCCAGATGGTGGGTACTGCATGGAGTATGGTGGGAGCTACCTGTGCGTCTGCCACACTGACTATGGCACCAACCACAGTAAGTCTTGTCCATGGGGATGCGGGACCAGCCCTGGGAAGGGACATGCAACAGGGGTTGGGGGCTGAGCAGGGATACAGTAATCGGCCAGGGAGCAGCCCTCACACCCCTGGTCATACGTCCTCAGTGATGCCCTGTGTTTGGCTTTGCAGCAATGCCATCCCCCTGTGACTCGGAGCCCTGCCTGAATGGCGGGTCCTGCGAGGTTCATGACGACTCATATACCTGCGAGTGTCCTCAAGGCTTCCTTGGCAAGCACTGTGAGAAAGGTACCTGCATggagctccctgccagccccaggacCAGAAAAGAGCTTGGATCCTTGTGGTAGATGAGCGGCTgcttgctgagctgcagctaGAAATGGGTGCAGGTtatcccatcccatcctatcCCACAGGGTGGAGGGAGGATTGCGTGGCTCTCTTCACAGCCCCTAACAGTTGCGGTAGCTGATCCAGTTGTTGTGTTTCCTGCAGAACACCATTAGTGTTGGAGTTTTTTTACATGCCTGAGCTTCTGGCCTCAGGAACAGCCACCAGTCCCCTGGCATCATGCACCCATGGCACCCGCAAGGCCCCGGCATGTGTCTGCATGGGTGTTGTTTCATGGTGTTGCTGAGCCCAGGGCTATGAGGCTTAGGTGTGCTCTGCTTTCCCGCAGCAAGGGGTTTGGTGGGGTGCTGGCGGGAGGCGATGGCTCTcagggtgctggcagcagggggtGACCCCTGCTCTCGGCGTTCTCTCTGCAGCTAAGCCACGGCTCTGCAGCACGGGGCCCTGTCGCAACGGGGGCACCTGCAGGGAGGCGGATGGCGAGTACCACTGCACCTGCCCCTACCGCTTCACTGGCAAGCACTGTGAGATTGGTACGGCTTCCCAGCCCCCACCCCGGGGAGGAGAGGCAACAGTCATCCATGCTCAttgctcagctcctgcctgccctctctccccaggTAAGCCAGACCCTTGCGCCTCAGGGCCTTGCCAGAACAGGGGCACCTGCTTCCACTACATCGGCAAGTACAAGTGCGACTGTCCCCCAGGCTACACTGGCCGGCACTGTGAGATTGGTAGGTGTgagcagggctgcctggggaggtgTTGGGGCTGCTAGTGGAGCCAACAGCCGTGGTGGTAGCAAGCGAGCcttgctgcttgctttgaaCCTCCTTCCCTGTAATTTGAAGTGCTTTGACTCTTCCTTGCACCCTGCTGGAAGCCGGGGAAGCGCTGCCAGAGGGGGAAAGGGGATGGCTCTAGTTTCTgggctctgccagctctgcagtggtTGCTCTTTGCTCCGCTCTTCTAGTGCCCTCCCCGTGCTTCTTCAGCGCCTGTGAGAATGGCGCTACCTGTGAGGACCGTGGCAAGGGCTATGCTTGCACATGCCCAATGGGCTATGTAGGGAAGCACTGCCAGTCTGGTAAGGGCCTTGTGCTGCCCCTGCCAGCCAGAAGCTTGGGGTGCCTCTGTGGGCCCCACTCACCCCCCTGTCTCTCCCCAGAGGTTGACTGCGGCGTTCCCAGTGAGGTGAAGCATGCCCAGGCCTCTTTCAACTCCACCAAGGTGGGCTCGCTGGCTGAATACCATTGTGAGCTGGGCTACACCCTCAGTCAGCACAACCACCCCCGTGTCTGCCGCTTGCCAGGTGTCTGGAGTGACCCCCCCGAGTGCGATGGTGAGAAGCCCTGGGGCACCGTCCCAGTGGCCTGCGCTTATGACCATGGTTTGGTGACCCCAGGACATGGACTCCAGTCCTCCCCTGCCCGTGTCTGTGGACAGAGCTCCCCCGGGGACCCCTGCCTGGTGCTCATGTCTCTCGCCTTATCTCTCCCCTGCCCAAATGCTTGCAGAGATCGATGAGTGctggtcccagccctgcctgaatGGTGGCCGGTGCAAGGACCATGTCGCCAAGTTCCTGTGCCTGTGTGAGCCGGGTTACACTGGCCACCACTGCGAGTCGGGTAGGAGACCGTGCCTGGTATGCTCTGGGGCCACTGCAGGCAGCCATAGCAAACCCTTCCTCGCCCCCCAGGCCTTGGGGAATGACAGCGGGCGTGAACCCACggccaggagctgggctgcctGTGGTTGTGTGGGCTGGCTTCAGTCTCCTGCCTGTGCGCTCAGATCAGCCTGCAGCGAGTGCTCCTCTTCCGGAGCCCCCGGCCAGCTGTGGGATGTGCTGGTGGGGAGACGCTGGTCATGGTtgggcagaggagcaggcagggctgtggggcacgTGCGCTACTTGTGTCCCCCTGCTAATGGATGCTGTGTAGGCATCCCCATCACTGATGGGGCAATGACTTCTCCTGACACATGTTAAGCCCGTGCAGAGAAGCCCTAGATCTCGGGATCTGTGTGGCAAGTGCCCTGCATGGCTCCAGAGCTATTGGCCAAGagtcagaggaaaaagcagcttgAGGTTGCACACTTTTGGCCACACTGTGCTCATGCTCCCTTGTATGCACATGGTCGTGGTTGTGTATGGGTGCTGGTTGAAGCGGGTGACAGGCAGCATGGGGGCTGGTGGGACTCTGTGGCAGGCGGCTCTAATCTGGCTACCCAGGGCCTGGCAGAGGACAGTGGTGGGAGAAGGTGGGATACCCGCCAGGGGTTAGAGGAGGGGACGTGCCCCAGGCACCCTGCGGGACCTCTTGGCACAACCCCACACTGCCAgctgtccccacgtgtccctgtgggcatgtccccatgcccagctCCCACTGCAGCCCCTGCGCAGGGGCAGGCATGGGGTAATGGGCTCCCAATGGCCTCAGGAGTAGGGCTGTTCCTGGCTGGTGGGCTTGGGGGTAGTGAGTGACGTGGGGAGGCTCTGCACCCTGCGGGAGAAGCGCTGCCTCTCTGagccccctgtcccctgccactGACCCCATTGCTGTGCTGAGCCGGTGCCTGTCCTCCCGCCGCTCCCCAGATGTCGACGAGTGCCAGTCAGAGCCCTGTAAGAACGGCGGAACCTGCCGGGACCTCCCTGGGTCCTTTGCTTGCTACTGTCCTGAGGGCTTTGTGGGGACCCAGTGCGAGACAGGTAGGGACTCGCCCTtcctggggtggtgggaggctGGACTGGGCACTGGGATGCGGCCGGGACCAGCACCGAGCCAGGCGGCTCGTTGCCGTCTTGGGCACCTTGACCCCGAGCCATCGCTCTGGGGACTTGCTGCCTGTCACGCCTCCTTGCCTGCGGTTTCGGGGGCAGAGCTGAAACTGCtctggtggggagggagcaagGAACAAGGTGTCTGCCAGTGATGGATCCCCTTTTGAAGGCATTCACCCCCTGGATGTGGCTGCCACAGCGCTTGGGTGGGATTCTGGGTCCAGACCCACTGTGCCAAGCCCTGGGCTGCACGTCCATTCTGCTGCCCGCTCAGGGGGTCATTGCCATTGCTCGCCCACgggagctggctgctggcatGCTGGGGGCCCCCACTCACCaccagcctcctcctgcctccagaaGTGGATGCCTGTGAGTCAGGCCCTTGCCGAAATGGAGGGGAATGCGAGAGCTACGGGGGCTCCTACCTCTGCGTGTGCCCGGAGGGTTTCTTCGGCTACCACTGTGAGACAGGTGAGGTGGGCAGGGTGGCTCGGCACAGGGCCACTTGGCCAGCTGGCACTGCTAATACTGCCGGGCCTGGCGCTTCTCCTGCAGCCAGCGACCCCTGCTTCTCCAGCCCCTGCGGGAGCAGAGGCTACTGCCTGCCTGGCAATGGCACCCACAGCTGCACCTGCAAAGTCAGCTACACAGGCAAGAGCTGCGAAAAAGGTAAAGGCCCTCAGGAGCGGCACCAGGATGTGGCGCGGGGCTCGACAACGGCCTGGCGGTGGCCACTGCCCACGGAGGGCTCGACACTGTTTGGGACCAGCAGCTCTCCTTgaggcgggcagggctggggcctTGTCTCCGTGGGGGGGCAGCCCGGGCCCCATCCATGCTGCGGGCGGGTGCTGGCATGCTGAGCTGCTGCCGCAGGTGCCAGGCTTGGCGTGAGGATGTCGGGAACAGGTTTTACTGGCCCCCTGCAGTGATGGCGATCCCCTCAGATGCCCTCAGGAGGGGAGGCCGAGGTGTCCAAGGGAAGCCTCTTGCCGCCAGCAGTGGTGTCTCTGGGGCCCCTCGTCCCATCTTGCCGGTGCCCTAGGCCTGGCAGGTGGCAGCAAGCGCTCGACCGCCAGTGCTGCCAGGTCACAGTGGCTGGGAGTGCTCCTGGTGCCCTGGCTCCTCCGGTGCCCGCAGTGCCCCTGCCAGGTGTGCGGAGAGAGAGAGCAAGGGCCCCATCCTCCATCGCTGCCTCTCTGCCTCTTGCTGCCGGGGTCTGTTATCTAAAGATTCATGGCGTTACCTCTCCCCTTTGCTTTTGCCCACACCCTGAAGAATTGCTGCCACCAACCTCATTAAAGGTGGAAAGGGTGGAGGACACTGGTGTGTTGATTTCTTGGCACCCACCTGAGGACGCAGCCGCCAGGCAACTCATTGACGGCTACGCCGTGACGTACGTATCCCTCGACGGCTCTTACCGCAGGACAGATTTTGTGGACCGAAGTCGTTCTGCCCACCAATTGCGGGCACTAGCCTCCGGCAGAGCCTacaatatttctgtcttttcagtcaAACGCAACGTGAACAACAAGAATGATATCAGCAGGCCCATCATGCTCACCACGCGCACTAGTGAGTAGCGTCCCCGGGGGGATCATGGTCGTGAGCATGTGTGGCCCCCACAGGCACCAGGgcttctgctgcctcctccctgctgcctgctccagctgcagtctGGGCCTGTGCCGAACCCCGGCAGGTTTGGTGGTGCAGATCCTAAAATCCAGCTGGGGGCCTTTGGAAAGCGCTTGGCACAGAGAATTGCTGTTCTCTTTGCTGTGAGTAAAAGGAGTCTGAACCCCATGCAGCTCACTGGGCCCCTGCCCAGGGGCTGGTAAGGGAGCTGGCAGTGGGGATCACTCCTGGATCCTGTTCATCAGGGCCAGGCTGCGCCTGCTGCACTGGTTAGTCCTTGTCACTGGGCCAAGGGTAGCGCAGGTCCCCAGTGCTGCTTGGCTGAGCTGGAGAAGCCCCTGCGCCAGccaggcagcggggctgggtgaTCTCTGCCAACAACGAGCCCTGTGGGCGAGTCACTGCCATCCCACTGGGCTTGGTGTGGGGACGTGCTAGAGAGGGCAGAGGCTGGCAAGGACCTCTGCTCtgtgggcagagggaagggggcaCAGTAGTATCTCTGTGGGGGGATGGGCAGGTGGAGCAGTTGCAGTCCTGCTTTCTAGGGCAGGTGGATGTAGAAATCAAGTGCAAACTGAGGATGGGAGGGGATTAGACCTAGAAAAGCTGCCCTCTAACAAGAAGGGCATGGTGGTGGGAAAGCCCGTGGGCTACATCCCCCCCAGCGGGCTGAGACCGAGTGAAGCccaggggaggagaaggcaggcaTGGCGCTGGGCACAGCAGGGGTCTGTGCCCCTGGCCATGGCATCTTGGGAGGCCTTGAGCCAGGGCTGGATGCCAGGGGCAGTGAGAACGAGGCTCAGGACAGCTGCCTGGGGCGTGCAGTGGACTTAGGGCTAGGCCCAGGCACTGCAGCCCCTTTGGAGCTGCTGTCAggaggctgggggcagaggaggacaGCCCCAGGGGTGCCACGGATGGCATAAGGCCTTTGCAGGCAGGTAGATGGATGTgactcctgcctgcccacacCTCCCGCCTGCCTGCAGGTGGTGAGGACGGGAGAGCATGAGTCTGGCAGGGCAGgtggtgctgagctgctccCGCTGGGGAAGCCAATCTATAGGGGCAGGCAGGACCCCCCTTGCAGGGGCGTGTGGGAGGGATGGATGAGGTGACCCGTGATGACCAGCAGCTGACTGCAGCCCTCTCTGCTTGCTCTGGCCAGGACCGCGTCCGGTGGAAGGCTTTGAGATCACGAATGTGACGGCCAGCGCCATCACGGTGCAATGGGCTCTCCACCGGCTCAAGCACTCCACCGTTAGTAGGGTGCGTGTTGCCATCCGCCAGCCAGGTGACCTGGCAGACCGCACTGTGGAGCTGAACAGCAGCGTGGCCAAGTATACCTTCTTGTGAGTGGGGCGGCAGACAGGTGCCAGGCCAGCTGGCCCTCCCAGGCTGCCCacctttccccttcccaccctgccttcctcctccacagggacctgcagccaggagagaggTACATTGTCCATGTCACAACGCTGAGCGGCCTGGGGATGGAAGACCACCCCTCAGAGAGTCTGGCCACAGCTCCTTTCCACGTGTGGACAAGTGAGTGGGATTGCCTTTGCCACCCCCCCACTGCTTCAGGGGCCCTGGGGCTTGGCAGGCACAGGGCAGCCATGGCTCATGGCCAGCAGGaaagctgcagggaggggaaggtgcaTAAGCTGCCAGGCTGTCTGGCCAGCATGGCATGTAGGAGGCGTGCAGGCAGCCCTCAGGAAGGGCaggcaaggcagcagcacaTCCTCCCCTGTCAGATGTTGTTCACTGCCCAAGACCAGCATGAGCTCAGCCCTATGCGGAGCCTGTATGGGCCTGATTCATCCCCTGCTGTATGGCAGCCGGAGGGCAAGGACCAGACCTGGGTGCCAGGGTGCAGTGAGGCTCTGCCCCCGTTGCCAGGGACCTAGTGCTGAGCATCTCCTCCCAGTGCAttgcacagctggagctgagctgAGGGTTGGCTGGGGCATGGCCAGGCAAGCTGAGGCCCTGGAATGCTTATTAGGTGGTGTGTGAGCAAGTAACGCAGTCGCCATTCAAGGACACCAGCGCTGActccttttctccccacctcctgcctgccccagggcctctccccccccaaaacctcacCGCCTCCCGCATCACCACTACCTCTGTGTCCATGGCATGGGAGCAGCCACCCGCTGGTGCTGTGGAGGCGTACATCATCAATGTCACCACTGCTCAGAGCGTGAAGAGCCGCTATGTGCCCAATGGGAAGCTCGTGACCTACATGGTGCGGGACCTGCTCCCTGGGCAGCGGTACCGCCTGTCTGTGACGGCTGTGCAGAACACGGAGCAAGGTCAAGTGCACAGTGAGCCCATCCACCTCTACGTCACCACCTGTGAGTGCCTGGCTTGCCGGGGCACTGTCAGTTTGCTGCGGCACAAGGGAGGCAATGGCCTAATGGGCAAGTGGGGCAGGGGGATAGGAAACCAGTTGACCAACAGTAACGAGCCCATGGGGACTTGCTGCGCCAGAACCGggtgcctgcagcaggctgTGGGGACAGGATGCAGGTCCCCTGGAAAGGGAGGTGGGGGTTGCAGGGTGCCACCTCCATTAGCGGAGAGCTGATAAAGAGTTACAGCTCGGTGATGCTTCAAGGGGACTGGTGTTTGCAGCCCAGGCATGTGTAGAGTGTGCACATGTCCCTGGACAGCCCTAAATGGCAGCCTGAGGATgaggggactggctgggcgttgggTTGCAGTGCAGACTCATGGCCTGCCTCCCACTAAACCTAACCCTTTGGTCTGCAGTGCAGAGGGATGGGGCTCCGGAGAGACGGTGGAGCCAAGCTGGACACCCCCGGGTCCTGCGCAACAGGCTGCCCCCAGCTTTCCTGCCTGAACTCCGCTTGCTAGCAGATCGTGACACAGCTGAGGAGCCCTCACCAGCCCCCAGGTAGGTGCTGCCCCGACAGCAGCACCCCTGGCTCTTCAACCAGCACTCTGCCCAAGCATTGGGCTGAACACAGCCCCTTTTCCCAGCTCCCTTGTCCAGGTGTGCACAGGGTCAAGCCATGCTCCTGCTGGGTTGCGCCTCTTGCCCACCCACTGGGGCCCTGAGCCAGGCAGGCCCTTGCCCTGTGAGCAGGTCCCCCATGCTGCCCACAGCTGAGCCTGCACCAAGCCTCATGCCACCAGCACGTGCTTTAtccagctgcctccagccctaGCGCATGGGGTGGCTGTGGCCTGGGGGTCCCACAGTGCCCTGTACCCTCATGGCTCTCCTGTCCCAGGTTCACTGAGCTGGTAGATGGCAGAGGGAGGATCAGCACCAGGTTCAGCACTGCGCTAAGCAAATCCATCACTGTGAAGACACGTAAGtgctctgctgcctttctggGCCCATCCTGTCACCCAGTGCCATCTCTTATGCCTACACCCAGGATGGGGtggcagccaggcaggctgctgtAGGGCTGGGGGAGCCATAGAGGAGGGCAGAACCCTCTCACCTCTTGCTGGGCAGACAAGCATCTGCCCTGCTCGCTAGACCCCTGCCCAGGGAGAGGGGTGACACATGGCCAGCTGTGGAGCCCAGAGAGGGACCCTCGATGATGGGAGGCGATGCCAGCTGTAGCACGGGCTGACCTCCCCTGCCAACAGCAGTAGGAGCCCAGGCAGCCACCCCGTGgccctccagcacagctcctgcctgcccagcagccTGAGCCCCTGCTGCCAAGCACAGCCTCACACTTGAGGAGGGTGCCTGGGTGAGATGCCCTTTGCTAGCCCAGGACCAGCCTCCTGTTTGCCACCCCAGAACACCAGGCATACAAGTGCCAGCCCAAGATATCCTACCAGACCTGGGAACCCCATGCCATGGAGTGGGGAAGGGGCCTCGCGCACCTGATGACAGCCCTGGGCTTGCTGCACCtct contains the following coding sequences:
- the SNED1 gene encoding sushi, nidogen and EGF-like domain-containing protein 1 isoform X13, which encodes MRGLAGWAVLVALGEWLWAGGVVPLADFYPFGPTQGDAATRKQDDGGSELRPLSIPFPFFGAGHTGLYVNNNGIISFLKEVSQFTPVAFPISKDRRVVAAFWADVDNRQAGDVYYRESTEQPILERASRDITQYFPEFPGFSAQWVFIATWYRVTFFGGSSLSPVNTFQIVLITDGKLSFTIFNYESITWTTGMHASSGGDFAGLGGIAAQAGFNAGDGKRYFNIPGSRTDDIADVEMTTNVGIPGRWVFRIDDAQVQVGGCSNTTSVCLTLRPCLNGGKCIEDCITGNPSYTCSCLAGFTGKRCHVDVDECLSHPCQNGATCLNGAGSFSCRCLPGFRGTSCEAEESPCESRVCQNGGRCQAVNGTAACLCQPGYTGVDCQTEVNECESSPCLNGGHCIDLVDNYTCVCLEPFVGQRCETDSSSCEDRSCRNRQTCNYIRPGRYICTCSPGYYGNNCQYGGPRVPAACLSHPCQNAGSCLETEQGYICECQEGYTGQDCRDKLSEGCECRNGGSCLEGNVTICQCLPGFFGLLCEFEVTTTPCNMNTQCPDGGYCMEYGGSYLCVCHTDYGTNHTMPSPCDSEPCLNGGSCEVHDDSYTCECPQGFLGKHCEKAKPRLCSTGPCRNGGTCREADGEYHCTCPYRFTGKHCEIGKPDPCASGPCQNRGTCFHYIGKYKCDCPPGYTGRHCEIEVDCGVPSEVKHAQASFNSTKVGSLAEYHCELGYTLSQHNHPRVCRLPGVWSDPPECDEIDECWSQPCLNGGRCKDHVAKFLCLCEPGYTGHHCESDVDECQSEPCKNGGTCRDLPGSFACYCPEGFVGTQCETEVDACESGPCRNGGECESYGGSYLCVCPEGFFGYHCETASDPCFSSPCGSRGYCLPGNGTHSCTCKVSYTGKSCEKELLPPTSLKVERVEDTGVLISWHPPEDAAARQLIDGYAVTYVSLDGSYRRTDFVDRSRSAHQLRALASGRAYNISVFSVKRNVNNKNDISRPIMLTTRTRPRPVEGFEITNVTASAITVQWALHRLKHSTVSRVRVAIRQPGDLADRTVELNSSVAKYTFLDLQPGERYIVHVTTLSGLGMEDHPSESLATAPFHVWTRPLPPQNLTASRITTTSVSMAWEQPPAGAVEAYIINVTTAQSVKSRYVPNGKLVTYMVRDLLPGQRYRLSVTAVQNTEQGQVHSEPIHLYVTTLQRDGAPERRWSQAGHPRVLRNRLPPAFLPELRLLADRDTAEEPSPAPRFTELVDGRGRISTRFSTALSKSITVKTQPEAPVKLENVEVSSQGSLALKLREAKSKSEGQNCSTNPCRNGGTCIRDAESYHCDCRLGFKGRLCELAACKKVPHSCTRLYSETKSFPVWEGGTCHYLYRRVYKVHQDFCYKESCESTSSEKTTSRKPSNSHTLKKP